A stretch of the Solanum dulcamara chromosome 6, daSolDulc1.2, whole genome shotgun sequence genome encodes the following:
- the LOC129893339 gene encoding laccase-7-like yields the protein MGHQVFLLFACTIITLLVSCSSEVVEHSFHVQNRTITRLCRRQVITAVNGSLPGPTIRVKEGDTLVVHVYNLSPYNLTIHWHGVFQLLSGWADGPEFATQCPIRPGHSYTYKFKITGQEGTLWWHAHVSWLRATVHGALIIRPKKGHSYPFPKPYREVPILLGEWWNANVVDVENEALAIGSAPNNSNAYTINGWPGNLYPCSVNQTYKLKVKHGKTYLLRIINAALNNQLFFKIANHKMKVVAVDAAYTDPYITDVVITGPGQTTDVLLTADQLSASYYMAANPYASAAGVPFDNTTTTGIIVYEDALLPSTPIMPILPAFNDTPTAHKFFTNITGLVTGPFWNPPPRKVDEHMFITIGLGLTACGKSRNATCGGPNGQRLGASMNNASFQFPNMISMLEAFFYNVGGIYTTDFPDKPPLKFDYTNPNNSMNPAIIMTKKSTKVKKIKFNSTVEIVFQNTALIGIENHPIHLHGFNFYVLAQGFGNYNAKVDQKKFNFVNPQERNTIGVPVGGWAVIRFRANNPGVWLMHCHLDVHLPWGLATAFVVENGPTLSTRLPPPPPDLPKC from the exons ATGGGGCATCAAGTTTTCTTGTTATTTGCTTGCACCATAATAACTCTTCTAGTTTCTTGCTCTTCAGAAGTTGTTGAGCATTCTTTTCAT gtGCAAAACCGTACTATAACGAGACTGTGCCGTAGACAAGTAATTACTGCTGTAAATGGAAGTCTTCCTGGTCCGACCATACGTGTAAAAGAAGGGGACACCCTTGTTGTTCATGTCTACAACCTTTCCCCTTACAATCTCACTATTCATTG GCATGGAGTTTTCCAGCTATTAAGTGGATGGGCTGATGGACCCGAGTTTGCGACCCAGTGCCCGATCCGACCCGGACATAGCTACACGTACAAGTTTAAAATAACAGGACAAGAAGGGACTCTCTGGTGGCATGCACATGTATCCTGGCTTAGAGCCACAGTTCATGGTGCACTCATTATTCGTCCCAAAAAGGGCCACTCTTATCCTTTTCCTAAACCTTACAGAGAAGTTCCTATCCTCTTAG GGGAATGGTGGAATGCCAATGTTGTGGATGTGGAGAACGAAGCGCTAGCAATTGGTTCTGCACCTAATAACTCTAATGCTTACACTATTAACGGCTGGCCCGGCAATCTTTACCCTTGCTCTGTTAATC AAACATACAAGTTGAAGGTGAAACATGGAAAAACATATCTCCTTCGTATCATCAACGCTGCACTCAATAACCAACTTTTTTTCAAGATCGCCAAtcataaaatgaaagttgtcGCGGTTGATGCTGCTTACACTGATCCCTACATCACGGACGTAGTCATCACCGGGCCGGGCCAGACAACCGACGTCCTTTTGACGGCCGATCAACTATCGGCATCATACTACATGGCGGCTAACCCCTACGCTAGTGCAGCCGGGGTACCATTTGACAACACCACCACCACGGGAATTATAGTGTATGAAGATGCACTACTACCATCAACTCCCATAATGCCAATTTTACCGGCCTTTAACGACACACCAACAGCCCATAAATTCTTCACCAATATAACTGGGCTTGTAACTGGCCCATTTTGGAACCCACCACCTCGCAAAGTGGATGAGCACATGTTTATTACTATTGGGCTGGGCCTAACTGCTTGTGGAAAATCAAGAAATGCAACATGTGGAGGCCCAAATGGGCAAAGACTTGGTGCTAGTATGAACAATGCATCCTTCCAGTTTCCAAACATGATTTCAATGTTGGAGGCCTTTTTCTACAATGTTGGTGGAATTTACACTACTGATTTCCCAGACAAACCACCATTGAAATTTGACTACACAAACCCAAATAATAGCATGAATCCTGCTATTATAATGACGAAAAAATCTACAAAAGTGAAGAAAATTAAGTTCAATTCTACAGTTGAAATTGTGTTCCAAAATACTGCTTTGATTGGAATAGAAAATCATCCTATTCACTTGCATGGATTCAATTTCTATGTCTTGGCCCAAGGCTTTGGCAATTATAACGCGAAAGTTGATCAGAAAAAATTTAACTTTGTCAATCCACAAGAACGTAATACAATTGGTGTTCCAGTTGGAGGATGGGCTGTCATTAGATTTCGAGCTAACAATCCAG GTGTATGGTTGATGCATTGTCATTTGGATGTTCACTTGCCTTGGGGTTTAGCCACAGCTTTTGTTGTTGAAAATGGGCCAACACTATCAACTAGGCTACCTCCTCCTCCACCAGATCTACCTAAATGTTAG
- the LOC129892435 gene encoding LOW QUALITY PROTEIN: uncharacterized protein LOC129892435 (The sequence of the model RefSeq protein was modified relative to this genomic sequence to represent the inferred CDS: substituted 1 base at 1 genomic stop codon): MYMYRGLQRFRTSGSSIVNRLTVPQLXRKASNSWSAIQDTFYSTKDIFERHKVVFTISTSIASVATAWFGYTLRHLHESRVDQRLESIEKAMKKDYQIEDPEFKRLVSGSISVPACVATAGTTLILGYGLGFRGGKWYANRNFRREQMKLLGQIKPKRWPLRFLRRPLIRSKSPENLVTASETLPKGASASHS, from the exons ATGTACATGTACAGAGGTTTGCAGCGGTTTAGAACCTCTGGTTCCTCAATTGTTAACCGTCTAACTGTGCCTCAGTTGTAAAGAAAAGCTTCTAATTCATGGTCTGCTATTCAGGACACTTTTTATTCAACAAAG GATATATTTGAGAGGCATAAGGTGGTGTTCACAATCTCGACGTCAATAGCATCAGTTGCTACAGCATGGTTCG GTTATACATTACGGCATCTTCATGAATCGAGAGTTGACCAACGTCTCGAATCTATAGAGAAAGCT ATGAAGAAAGATTATCAAATTGAAGATCCTGAATTTAAGAGGCTTGTGTCTGGATCCATTAGTGTTCCGGCTTGtgttgcaactgctggaaccACACTAATTCTCGG GTATGGCTTGGGTTTTCGAGGTGGAAAATGGTACGCAAACAGAAATTTTAGAAGAGAACAGATGAAATTGTTGGGACAAATAAAACCTAAAAGATGGCCACTCAGGTTTTTACGACGACCACTAATAAGGTCTAAATCGCCAGAAAATCTTGTTACAGCATCAGAAACATTACCTAAGGGTGCATCTGCTTCCCACAGTTGA